The following are encoded together in the Fundulus heteroclitus isolate FHET01 chromosome 19, MU-UCD_Fhet_4.1, whole genome shotgun sequence genome:
- the LOC105938387 gene encoding acid phosphatase type 7 gives MVPLHAAYVLLNFAPLLVLSVPPIWTQPEQVHLSYAGAPGSMVVTWTTFNKTDSKVEYGLQGGRLFEMSAKGDVTVFVDSGEERRKMFIHRVTLTGLKPAATYVYHCGSDEGWSDIFSFTALNSSSSFSPRFALYGDLGNENPQSLARLQKETQLGMYDVILHIGDFAYDMHEDNARIGDEFMRQIQSIAAYVPYMTCPGNHESTYNFSNYRNRFSMPGRTESLWYSWNLGSAHIISFSTEVYFYLEYGMDLIFKQYNWLKEDLEEANKPENRALRPWIITMGHRPMYCSDDDQDDCTKFDSWVRVGRNDIKPPAPGLEDLFYHYGVDLELWAHEHTYERLWPVYGDKVYNGSKEQPYVNPKAPVHIITGSAGCRERTDRFNPNPKEWSAFRSTDYGYSRMHVVNATHIYLEQVSDDQYGKVIDSIWVVKEKHGFSAWL, from the exons ATGGTGCCTCTTCATGCTGCCTATGTTTTGTTAAACTTTGCACCCCTGTTGGTGCTTAGTGTTCCTCCTATTTGGACCCAACCAGAGCAGGTGCACCTCTCCTATGCGG GAGCACCGGGCTCGATGGTGGTGACCTGGACCACCTTCAATAAGACGGACAGCAAGGTGGAATATGGTCTTCAGGGGGGTCGGCTGTTTGAGATGAGCGCCAAAGGAGATGTTACTGTTTTTGTGGACtcaggagaggagaggaggaagatgtTTATCCACAGAGTCACCCTCACTGGCCTCAAACCTGCTGCTACGTATG tctaTCATTGTGGTAGTGATGAAGGCTGGAGTGACATATTCTCCTTCACCGCTCTGAACAGCAGCTCAAGTTTCAGTCCCAGGTTTGCTCTCTACGGCGATCTGGGCAATGAGAACCCCCAGTCGCTGGCTCGACTGCAAAAGGAGACTCAGCTTGGCATGTATGATGTCATCCTGCACATAG GGGACTTTGCCTACGATATGCATGAG GACAACGCCCGAATCGGAGATGAGTTCATGAGGCAGATTCAGTCCATCGCAGCCTACGTGCCCTACATGACCTGTCCAGGCAACCATGAATCTACATA caacTTTTCAAACTACAGGAATCGCTTCAGCATGCCGGGCCGGACTGAGAGCTTATGGTACAG CTGGAACCTGGGGTCGGCACACATCATCTCCTTCTCCACAGAAGTTTATTTCTACCTTGAATACGGCATGGACCTTATCTTTAAGCAGTACAATTGGCTGAAGGAAGATCTGGAG GAAGCTAACAAGCCAGAGAACAGAGCCTTACGTCCTTGGATCATCACCATGGGACACAGACCCATGTACTGCTCTGATGATGACCAGGATGACTGTACAAAGTTTGACTCTTGG GTCCGAGTGGGACGGAATGACATCAAACCACCAGCTCCTGGTCTGGAGGATCTGTTTTACCACTACG GGGTTGATTTAGAGTTGTGGGCACACGAGCATACCTATGAAAGACTTTGGCCCGTCTATGGTGACAAG GTGTACAATGGAAGCAAAGAGCAGCCATATGTAAACCCAAAGGCTCCAGTACATATTATAACAGGCTCTGCA GGCTGCAGAGAGAGGACCGACAGGTTCAATCCAAACCCAAAAGAGTGGAGCGCCTTCCGCAGCACTGACTATGGCTACAGCCGCATGCATGTGGTTAACGCCACCCACATTTATTTGGAGCAGGTCTCCGATGACCAG TATGGCAAAGTGATTGACAGCATATGGGTGGTGAAGGAAAAACATGGTTTCTCTGCCTGGCTGTGA